A segment of the Candida albicans SC5314 chromosome 2, complete sequence genome:
CAAACTCCCCAACCAACACCACAACCTTTGGCTCAGCAACAACTGCCTCAACCAGCAAGACAACCACGTCAAAccaagaaacaaaaacaacaagcaCAAAACCAAGACCAAGCTGACGCTCAATCACAAGCCCAACAGCACCATATGGCTATGATGGCTCGTGCTAACCAAAACGATATGTTGGAATCGTCGACCAGAAAAGTCGCACCTAGATCTAGCGATTTGTTCCGTGTTGGGCCTCCATTTTCCATCAGCAAACAACACCAGCCAGTATATTGTGTGGGGACCGATATGCCAGTGACACCATTGTTGCATGCCCGTATTGATAGAGGGTTTGAGATGGGCGAAACCGGTTCTTGGATTGGCTATAAGCGTAACTACTTTACCTTGGTTGCATCGTTTACATTGCAAGACTTcgattttgaaaagttcATCGGCAACAAGTTCTACACTTACGACAAGGTCAACAACAAGGTTAATGGTTTCCCACCTCATCACCCTAGCCACCCACAAAACCAGCCCCAAAACCATCCCGGCCATCCACACCACAACCAACACGCTGGCGAACTGAGAGTTCCAATTAGTTATTTTGCAATTAGGTTAGTGGCCAAGTGTTCTGATGAAGATGTTGCCATCTCCTTGATCCAGCACACTGCTAAAAGAGATAAAGGTCCACAGTTCCCACCACCAATCTACCCTGCAGTTCCTTCAGAGTTGCCTGACCACGAGACTGTCAAAGTAAGTTGTAACAAAcgtaacaacaacaagatcGAAACTATGAATAAAATCTTTTACTTTGATAGGGGAAACTACTACCAAGAGTAC
Coding sequences within it:
- the NDT80 gene encoding transcription factor (Ortholog of Ndt80; meiosis-specific transcription factor; activator of CDR1 induction by antifungal drugs; required for wild-type drug resistance and for Spider biofilm formation; transcript induced by antifungal drug treatment); the protein is MHPSAGVNNNQHLNHQPYQQMSHYNAQQMHQQQLHHQLMTPNPYQQHFQQQMHPQLHHEDHLNMHFNPMSYPQQQQQQQQQQQQQQQHLHHFGHQIPAPPAQQGPTPQQPHLHQQIPHPLSHHQTPQPTPQPLAQQQSPQPARQPRQTKKQKQQAQNQDQADAQSQAQQHHMAMMARANQNDMLESSTRKVAPRSSDLFRVGPPFSISKQHQPVYCVGTDMPVTPLLHARIDRGFEMGETGSWIGYKRNYFTLVASFTLQDFDFEKFIGNKFYTYDKVNNKVNGFPPHHPSHPQNQPQNHPGHPHHNQHAGESRVPISYFAIRLVAKCSDEDVAISLIQHTAKRDKGPQFPPPIYPAVPSELPDHETVKVSCNKRNNNKIETMNKIFYFDRGNYYQEYNLDSYKDQSILKSYPSQSISKVARFERIQFTSSIRVKSTNTTARYFTLHVELLGIIEDEDLQIQPILLSSIESPPLIVRGRSPSSYHKDRTSGYRATNTPTPTPPQ